One Glycine max cultivar Williams 82 chromosome 6, Glycine_max_v4.0, whole genome shotgun sequence DNA segment encodes these proteins:
- the LOC100788671 gene encoding protein CUP-SHAPED COTYLEDON 2 isoform X2 gives MDNYYHQHHHPHFDNSNNNEPHLPPGFRFHPTDEELITYYLLKKVLDSSFTGRAIVEVDLNKCEPWELPEKAKMGEKEWYFYSLRDRKYPTGLRTNRATEAGYWKATGKDREIYSSKTCSLVGMKKTLVFYRGRAPKGEKSNWVMHEYRLEGKFAYHYLSRSSKKNTTGGGSTVSAAAAATSGGSSKKTRMTTSNTSSNMSLCPEPGSPSSIYLPPLLESSPYAAASTTTATPAAAAFNDHESCSFNSAVSNNNQREHVSCFSTISAAAFDHLVPPPEPPLDPFARFHCNNNNVGVGVSTFPCLRSLHDNLNLPFFFSPMGHVSSADVASFGAVTNWPAPEEQRMADGGSGMGIVPSELDCMWGY, from the exons ATGGATAACTACTACCATCAACACCACCACCCTCACTTTGACAACAGCAATAACAATGAACCACATTTACCTCCTGGCTTCAGATTCCACCCCACAGATGAGGAACTCATCACATACTACCTCCTCAAGAAGGTTCTAGATAGCTCCTTCACTGGCCGAGCCATAGTTGAAGTCGACCTCAACAAGTGTGAGCCATGGGAGCTTCCTG AGAAAGCAAAGATGGGTGAGAAGGAATGGTACTTCTATAGCCTTCGTGACCGAAAGTACCCAACTGGATTACGCACCAATAGGGCCACCGAAGCTGGTTATTGGAAAGCCACTGGAAAAGACAGAGAGATCTACAGCTCCAAAACTTGCTCGCTCGTTGGCATGAAGAAAACCTTGGTTTTTTATAGAGGAAGAGCTCCGAAGGGTGAAAAAAGCAACTGGGTCATGCACGAGTATCGCTTAGAAGGCAAATTCGCTTACCACTATCTCTCTAGAAGCTCCAAG AAGAACACCACCGGCGGCGGCTCCACCGtgtccgccgccgccgccgccaccaGCGGTGGTAGTTCCAAGAAAACAAGAATGACCACATCAAACACTAGCAGCAACATGAGCCTGTGCCCCGAACCGGGTTCACCCTCTTCCATTTACCTTCCGCCGCTTCTGGAATCCTCTCCTTACGCCGCCGCCAGCACCACCACCGCCACCCCCGCCGCGGCAGCATTCAACGATCACGAAAGCTGCTCCTTCAACAGCGCCGtcagcaacaacaaccaaaGGGAGCACGTGTCCTGTTTCTCCACCATCTCCGCCGCCGCCTTCGACCACCTCGTACCCCCACCGGAGCCGCCGCTTGACCCTTTCGCGCGCTTTCATTGTAACAACAACAACGTTGGTGTTGGAGTCTCTACCTTCCCGTGCCTCAGATCCTTGCACGACAACCTTAACTTGCCCTTCTTTTTCTCTCCAATGGGCCACGTCAGCAGTGCTGATGTGGCATCGTTTGGCGCCGTCACAAACTGGCCGGCGCCAGAAGAGCAGAGGATGGCTGACGGTGGCTCCGGCATGGGGATTGTACCGTCCGAGTTGGATTGCATGTGGGGCTATTGA
- the LOC100788671 gene encoding protein CUP-SHAPED COTYLEDON 2 isoform X1 — translation MDNYYHQHHHPHFDNSNNNEPHLPPGFRFHPTDEELITYYLLKKVLDSSFTGRAIVEVDLNKCEPWELPEKAKMGEKEWYFYSLRDRKYPTGLRTNRATEAGYWKATGKDREIYSSKTCSLVGMKKTLVFYRGRAPKGEKSNWVMHEYRLEGKFAYHYLSRSSKDEWVISRVFQKNTTGGGSTVSAAAAATSGGSSKKTRMTTSNTSSNMSLCPEPGSPSSIYLPPLLESSPYAAASTTTATPAAAAFNDHESCSFNSAVSNNNQREHVSCFSTISAAAFDHLVPPPEPPLDPFARFHCNNNNVGVGVSTFPCLRSLHDNLNLPFFFSPMGHVSSADVASFGAVTNWPAPEEQRMADGGSGMGIVPSELDCMWGY, via the exons ATGGATAACTACTACCATCAACACCACCACCCTCACTTTGACAACAGCAATAACAATGAACCACATTTACCTCCTGGCTTCAGATTCCACCCCACAGATGAGGAACTCATCACATACTACCTCCTCAAGAAGGTTCTAGATAGCTCCTTCACTGGCCGAGCCATAGTTGAAGTCGACCTCAACAAGTGTGAGCCATGGGAGCTTCCTG AGAAAGCAAAGATGGGTGAGAAGGAATGGTACTTCTATAGCCTTCGTGACCGAAAGTACCCAACTGGATTACGCACCAATAGGGCCACCGAAGCTGGTTATTGGAAAGCCACTGGAAAAGACAGAGAGATCTACAGCTCCAAAACTTGCTCGCTCGTTGGCATGAAGAAAACCTTGGTTTTTTATAGAGGAAGAGCTCCGAAGGGTGAAAAAAGCAACTGGGTCATGCACGAGTATCGCTTAGAAGGCAAATTCGCTTACCACTATCTCTCTAGAAGCTCCAAG GATGAGTGGGTGATCTCACGTGTGTTTCAGAAGAACACCACCGGCGGCGGCTCCACCGtgtccgccgccgccgccgccaccaGCGGTGGTAGTTCCAAGAAAACAAGAATGACCACATCAAACACTAGCAGCAACATGAGCCTGTGCCCCGAACCGGGTTCACCCTCTTCCATTTACCTTCCGCCGCTTCTGGAATCCTCTCCTTACGCCGCCGCCAGCACCACCACCGCCACCCCCGCCGCGGCAGCATTCAACGATCACGAAAGCTGCTCCTTCAACAGCGCCGtcagcaacaacaaccaaaGGGAGCACGTGTCCTGTTTCTCCACCATCTCCGCCGCCGCCTTCGACCACCTCGTACCCCCACCGGAGCCGCCGCTTGACCCTTTCGCGCGCTTTCATTGTAACAACAACAACGTTGGTGTTGGAGTCTCTACCTTCCCGTGCCTCAGATCCTTGCACGACAACCTTAACTTGCCCTTCTTTTTCTCTCCAATGGGCCACGTCAGCAGTGCTGATGTGGCATCGTTTGGCGCCGTCACAAACTGGCCGGCGCCAGAAGAGCAGAGGATGGCTGACGGTGGCTCCGGCATGGGGATTGTACCGTCCGAGTTGGATTGCATGTGGGGCTATTGA